In a single window of the Caulobacter soli genome:
- a CDS encoding MFS transporter, with translation MVADDAPASISAKPAWTLQPVAELDAAEQQRGMRVLTIEVIFSTLADAVAGGVILTAFALHLGASNALIGTLAAITFWDQLLQGPGVVLVARLKRRKLIAVAGSLVSALAPAVLAALAFAHASSAARTGIVIAVALYGGAGAFAGCAWNAWVRDLVPGKVSGHFFGRRSALSTAVALAGGLAAAWLLDRAPEGSPGRSWVFLALFTTGLLAELASATVLSRAPEPAMPPSDGRERLLPLLKKPLMDENFRKLIAFLASWQFAVNLAQPFFTVFFLRQLGFGMTFVMALSLINQFANLLTLRKWGDLADRFSNKSVLNLAAPAFIACIAAMIVASQFPNQVAAGAYLIVLHLVMGAASAGVALASGNIVMRLSPRGAAEPYMAANALITSAAAGLAPILGGLCADAFARREFRLLLEWSGPLYNGDVVRLAVRQWDFYFLISALFGLYALHRLTLVHEKGEVERQEMVREMFERLRHGRRRFMPVAGLKSLSEFPANLFHRRGAKRGG, from the coding sequence ATGGTCGCCGACGACGCCCCCGCTTCAATCTCCGCCAAACCGGCCTGGACGCTCCAGCCGGTCGCCGAGCTGGACGCGGCCGAGCAGCAGCGCGGCATGCGGGTGCTGACGATCGAGGTGATCTTCTCGACCCTGGCCGACGCCGTGGCCGGCGGCGTGATCCTGACGGCCTTCGCCCTGCACCTGGGCGCGTCCAACGCCCTGATCGGCACGCTGGCGGCCATCACCTTCTGGGACCAATTGCTGCAGGGCCCCGGCGTGGTGCTGGTCGCACGGCTGAAGCGGCGCAAGCTGATCGCCGTGGCCGGCAGCCTGGTCTCGGCCCTGGCCCCGGCCGTGCTGGCCGCCCTGGCCTTCGCCCACGCCTCGTCGGCCGCCCGCACCGGGATCGTGATCGCCGTGGCGCTCTATGGCGGGGCCGGCGCCTTCGCGGGTTGCGCCTGGAACGCCTGGGTGCGCGACCTGGTCCCCGGCAAGGTCAGCGGCCACTTCTTCGGCCGCCGCTCGGCCTTGTCGACCGCCGTGGCGCTGGCCGGCGGTCTCGCGGCGGCCTGGCTTCTGGACCGCGCGCCCGAGGGCTCGCCCGGCCGCAGCTGGGTGTTCCTGGCCCTGTTCACGACTGGCCTGCTGGCCGAACTGGCCAGCGCCACGGTGCTCTCCCGCGCCCCCGAGCCCGCCATGCCGCCGTCCGACGGCCGCGAGCGCCTGCTGCCGCTGCTGAAGAAGCCCCTGATGGACGAGAACTTCCGCAAGCTGATCGCCTTCCTGGCCAGCTGGCAGTTCGCGGTGAACCTGGCCCAGCCGTTCTTCACGGTGTTCTTCCTGCGCCAGCTGGGGTTCGGCATGACCTTCGTGATGGCGCTCAGCCTGATCAACCAGTTCGCCAACCTGCTGACCCTGCGCAAGTGGGGGGATCTCGCCGACCGGTTCAGCAACAAGTCGGTGCTGAACCTGGCGGCCCCGGCCTTCATCGCCTGCATCGCCGCGATGATCGTCGCCTCGCAATTCCCCAACCAGGTCGCCGCCGGGGCCTATCTGATCGTGCTGCACCTGGTGATGGGCGCGGCCTCGGCGGGCGTGGCCCTGGCCTCGGGCAACATCGTCATGCGCCTGTCGCCGCGCGGCGCGGCCGAGCCCTACATGGCCGCCAACGCCCTGATCACCTCGGCGGCGGCGGGCCTGGCGCCGATCCTGGGCGGCCTGTGCGCCGACGCCTTCGCGCGGCGCGAGTTTCGCCTGCTGCTGGAGTGGTCGGGCCCGCTCTACAACGGCGACGTCGTGCGCCTGGCCGTGCGCCAGTGGGACTTCTACTTCCTGATCTCGGCCCTGTTCGGCCTCTACGCCCTACATCGCCTGACCCTGGTGCACGAGAAGGGCGAGGTGGAACGCCAGGAGATGGTCCGCGAAATGTTCGAACGCCTGCGCCACGGCCGGCGACGCTTCATGCCGGTGGCGGGTTTGAAGTCGCTGAGCGAATTTCCGGCCAACCTGTTCCACCGACGCGGGGCGAAGCGGGGCGGCTAG
- a CDS encoding nuclear transport factor 2 family protein has protein sequence MQNSRWKAANPEVQAAVLDARIAAVMHAVEKVDAALVADEYAVFAAALAPELVVNNPANIVAPSAMVRQLNADGKISYSQYERLIEHASLRGDMVLLMGEETVVPKGANPLAGQTVRRRFTELWRPEGERWLLTARQATIAR, from the coding sequence ATGCAAAATTCCCGATGGAAGGCCGCCAATCCCGAGGTTCAGGCGGCGGTGCTCGACGCCAGGATCGCCGCCGTCATGCACGCCGTCGAGAAGGTCGACGCGGCCCTCGTGGCCGACGAGTACGCGGTGTTCGCCGCCGCCCTGGCGCCGGAGCTGGTGGTCAACAACCCCGCCAATATCGTCGCCCCCAGCGCCATGGTCCGCCAGCTGAACGCCGACGGCAAGATCAGCTACAGCCAGTACGAACGGCTGATCGAGCACGCGTCCCTGCGCGGCGACATGGTGCTGCTGATGGGCGAGGAGACCGTCGTGCCCAAGGGCGCCAACCCGCTGGCCGGCCAGACCGTGCGCCGCCGCTTCACCGAGCTGTGGCGGCCCGAGGGCGAGCGCTGGCTGCTGACCGCGCGCCAGGCGACGATCGCGCGGTAG
- a CDS encoding amidohydrolase: MRRTFALAALLSVSSLATAFAGDILIHGGPIHTGVAAAPSAQAVLIRDDRIAFVGDLAAARAKAAKGARDVDLKGAAAFPGFVDAHAHLTGIGLRELTLNLDKTDSVESLVAAVKAYADAHPDGPIYGRGWIETHWPEKRFPNRADLDRAAPRRIVVLGRADGHAVVASTAALAAAGVTKDTVAPAGGQILKGPAGEPDGMLVDHAQALVKDVIPPPSPATLRLALEKAGALYASRGWTGLNNMSVGAPDLAILRSLAADRKFSLRVDNYMDPGGAAEVLAKGPQTDATGLIRVRGIKLYMDGALGSRGAALLAPYSDDEASLGLQLTPRDQGVALMKAAKAVGAQVATHAIGDRGNRMALDWYQEVLAGDTAARWRIEHAQIVADEDLPRFAKLGVVASMQPSHAIGDLYFAPARLGESRLHEGYRWKDFLDSGAVVAAGSDAPVEVGDPRIEFYAAVYRHSLDGFAGADWHLDEAVTRDQALRMLTWAPAYAAFAEADRGTLEAGKKADVTVFSKDLMTVAPPEILKADAVLTIVDGRVVFEK, from the coding sequence TTGCGCCGCACCTTCGCCCTTGCCGCCCTGCTGTCGGTCTCCAGCCTGGCGACCGCGTTCGCCGGCGATATCCTGATCCATGGCGGGCCGATCCACACCGGCGTCGCGGCCGCGCCGAGCGCCCAGGCCGTGCTGATCCGCGACGACCGCATCGCCTTCGTCGGCGATCTGGCCGCCGCCAGGGCCAAGGCGGCCAAGGGCGCGCGCGACGTCGACCTGAAGGGGGCTGCGGCCTTTCCCGGCTTCGTCGACGCCCATGCCCACCTGACCGGCATCGGCCTGCGCGAGCTGACCCTGAATCTCGACAAGACCGACTCCGTCGAAAGCCTGGTCGCGGCCGTGAAGGCCTATGCCGACGCCCATCCCGACGGCCCGATCTACGGACGGGGCTGGATCGAGACCCACTGGCCCGAGAAGCGCTTCCCCAACCGCGCCGACCTCGACCGCGCCGCGCCCCGCCGGATCGTGGTGCTGGGCCGGGCCGACGGCCACGCCGTGGTCGCCTCGACCGCGGCCCTGGCGGCGGCGGGGGTGACGAAGGACACGGTCGCTCCGGCCGGCGGCCAGATCCTGAAGGGCCCGGCCGGCGAGCCCGACGGCATGCTGGTCGACCACGCCCAGGCCCTGGTGAAGGACGTGATCCCGCCGCCGTCGCCGGCCACGCTGCGGCTGGCCCTGGAGAAGGCCGGCGCGCTCTACGCCTCGCGCGGCTGGACGGGCCTGAACAATATGAGCGTCGGCGCGCCCGACCTGGCGATCCTGCGATCGCTGGCCGCCGACCGGAAGTTCAGCCTGCGCGTCGACAACTACATGGATCCCGGCGGCGCGGCCGAGGTGCTGGCCAAGGGACCGCAAACCGACGCCACCGGCCTGATCCGGGTGCGCGGGATCAAGCTCTACATGGACGGCGCCCTGGGCTCGCGCGGCGCGGCGCTGCTGGCGCCCTACAGCGACGACGAGGCCAGCCTCGGCCTGCAACTGACCCCGCGCGACCAGGGCGTGGCCCTGATGAAGGCGGCCAAGGCGGTCGGCGCCCAGGTGGCCACCCACGCGATCGGCGACCGGGGCAACCGCATGGCGCTGGACTGGTACCAGGAGGTGTTGGCGGGCGATACGGCGGCCCGCTGGCGCATCGAGCATGCTCAGATCGTGGCGGACGAGGACCTGCCGCGCTTCGCCAAGCTGGGCGTCGTCGCCTCGATGCAGCCCAGCCACGCGATCGGCGACCTCTATTTCGCCCCTGCCCGCCTGGGCGAGAGCCGGCTGCACGAGGGCTATCGCTGGAAGGACTTCCTCGACAGCGGCGCGGTGGTGGCCGCCGGTTCGGACGCCCCGGTCGAGGTCGGCGATCCGCGCATCGAGTTCTACGCCGCCGTCTACCGCCACAGCCTGGACGGCTTCGCGGGCGCCGACTGGCATCTGGACGAGGCCGTCACCCGCGACCAGGCCCTGCGCATGCTGACCTGGGCCCCGGCCTACGCCGCCTTCGCCGAGGCCGATCGCGGCACGCTGGAGGCCGGCAAGAAGGCCGACGTCACGGTGTTCTCCAAGGATCTGATGACCGTGGCCCCGCCGGAGATCCTGAAGGCCGACGCGGTGCTGACCATCGTCGACGGCAGGGTGGTGTTCGAGAAGTAG
- a CDS encoding methylated-DNA--[protein]-cysteine S-methyltransferase: MEQGFALFETPIGLCGLAWGEQGLVGAQLPETAPGAAWARLRRRYPDAIESSPPPPAIQRVIERVNDLLAGGRDDLTDIDLDFSVVSPFNRRVYEIARAIPPGEILTYGQIAKAMDDPGAARAVGKALGENPWPIIIPCHRVLGADGKAGGFSSPGGLQTKAKMLTIERARTNEVPTLFDLEFSVAPKRGR, from the coding sequence ATGGAACAAGGTTTCGCGCTTTTCGAAACGCCGATCGGGCTGTGCGGCCTGGCCTGGGGCGAGCAGGGACTGGTCGGCGCCCAGTTGCCCGAGACCGCGCCGGGCGCCGCCTGGGCCCGGCTGCGTCGCCGCTATCCGGACGCGATCGAGTCTTCTCCGCCACCGCCCGCCATCCAGCGGGTCATCGAGCGGGTCAACGACCTGCTGGCCGGCGGACGCGACGACCTGACCGACATCGACCTGGATTTCAGCGTCGTCTCGCCCTTCAACCGCCGGGTCTACGAGATCGCCCGCGCCATCCCGCCCGGCGAGATCCTGACCTATGGCCAGATCGCCAAGGCCATGGACGATCCCGGCGCGGCCCGCGCCGTCGGCAAGGCCCTGGGCGAAAACCCCTGGCCGATCATCATCCCCTGCCACCGCGTGCTGGGCGCCGACGGCAAGGCGGGTGGCTTTTCCTCGCCGGGCGGCCTGCAGACCAAGGCCAAGATGCTGACGATCGAGCGGGCCCGGACCAACGAGGTCCCGACCCTGTTCGACCTGGAGTTCTCGGTGGCGCCCAAGCGCGGGCGCTGA
- a CDS encoding TetR/AcrR family transcriptional regulator: MSNRLGLRDRKKEATRQAISNVATRLFVERGFDAVSVADIADEAQVARKTVFNYFPRKEDLVFDREDEVRALVRDALVDRDGRSPVGTFQALMRALVESQHPLFRITERPIHFWRMVSASTVLTARARELQVTLADDLAGMLADGVGRPHADPEARLAATMLMATLVVAYGEALAAFRENRKPEAAFLGVVDRGFTGVDAALAGTPYV; the protein is encoded by the coding sequence ATGTCAAACCGACTCGGACTGCGAGACCGCAAGAAGGAGGCGACGCGTCAGGCGATCTCCAACGTCGCCACGCGCCTGTTCGTCGAGCGCGGCTTCGACGCCGTTTCCGTCGCCGACATCGCCGACGAGGCGCAGGTCGCCCGCAAGACGGTGTTCAACTACTTCCCCCGCAAGGAGGACCTGGTCTTCGATCGCGAGGACGAGGTCCGGGCCCTGGTGCGGGACGCGCTGGTCGATCGCGACGGGCGCTCGCCGGTCGGGACGTTCCAGGCGCTGATGCGGGCGTTGGTCGAAAGCCAGCACCCGCTGTTCAGGATCACCGAACGCCCGATCCACTTCTGGCGCATGGTCTCGGCGAGCACGGTTTTGACGGCCCGCGCGCGCGAGCTGCAGGTGACGCTGGCCGATGATCTGGCGGGGATGCTGGCCGACGGGGTGGGCCGGCCGCACGCCGATCCCGAAGCGCGGCTGGCGGCCACGATGCTGATGGCCACCCTGGTGGTCGCCTATGGCGAGGCGCTGGCCGCCTTCCGCGAGAACCGAAAGCCCGAGGCGGCCTTCCTCGGCGTGGTGGACCGGGGCTTCACCGGCGTCGACGCCGCGCTGGCCGGGACGCCCTACGTCTGA
- a CDS encoding FAD-dependent monooxygenase codes for MHDVVIAGAGPVGLFLACELRLAGVSVLVLERAEDPGSPLKRLPFGMRGLSAPTLAALYHRGLLDEVAAPRGVEDGPAAAHWRQQPRRPAGHFAGIQFFHDDIDTAKWRYRLPSPAGTSVMVEMQHLETVLAARAEALGVEIRRGLGVQGLDQADDGVTVRAGGQAFHARWLVGCDGGRSTVRKAAGFDFAGTDPEFTGYSVEVAMADPDALRPGRHYTPTGMYTYARPGTIGMVEFDGGAFHRVQPITLDHVQAVLRRVSGVEVVVTALTQATTWTDRAFQATAYRKGRVLLAGDAAHVHSPLGGQGLNLGLGDAMNLGWKLAATIKGDAPVGLLDTYFDERHPVGAQVLDWSRAQVALMRPSPSSRALEAVIRDLIDTRDGATYFAERVWGVSLRYDLGDDHPLVGRGAPDFELVDGTRLGDLLRDGKGLLLDFDADRPLQPLAGRWGDRLAYVAGDAKDRLGLSAVLARPDGVVAWAGETAPDLESAAEAVSRWWGERGEA; via the coding sequence ATGCATGATGTCGTGATCGCCGGAGCCGGCCCCGTCGGCCTGTTTCTCGCCTGCGAGCTGCGCCTCGCCGGTGTTTCGGTGCTGGTGCTGGAGCGGGCCGAGGACCCGGGCTCGCCCCTGAAGCGGCTGCCGTTCGGCATGCGCGGCCTGTCGGCGCCCACCCTCGCGGCGCTCTATCATCGCGGCCTGCTGGATGAAGTCGCCGCCCCGCGCGGGGTCGAGGACGGCCCCGCCGCCGCCCACTGGCGCCAGCAGCCGCGCCGCCCGGCGGGCCACTTCGCCGGCATCCAGTTCTTCCACGACGACATCGATACGGCCAAGTGGCGCTACCGCCTGCCCAGCCCGGCCGGGACCAGCGTGATGGTCGAGATGCAGCATCTGGAAACCGTCCTGGCCGCCCGCGCCGAGGCCCTGGGCGTGGAGATCCGGCGTGGCCTGGGAGTCCAGGGCCTGGACCAGGCGGACGACGGCGTGACCGTTCGCGCGGGCGGCCAGGCCTTCCACGCGCGCTGGCTGGTCGGCTGCGACGGCGGCCGCAGCACCGTCCGCAAGGCGGCCGGCTTCGACTTCGCCGGCACCGATCCGGAGTTCACCGGCTATTCCGTCGAGGTCGCGATGGCCGATCCCGACGCGCTGCGCCCGGGTCGCCACTACACGCCGACGGGCATGTACACCTATGCCCGCCCTGGCACGATCGGAATGGTCGAGTTCGACGGCGGCGCGTTCCACCGCGTCCAGCCGATCACGCTGGACCACGTGCAAGCGGTCCTGCGACGCGTCTCCGGCGTCGAGGTCGTCGTGACCGCCCTGACCCAGGCCACGACCTGGACGGACCGCGCCTTCCAGGCGACCGCCTATCGCAAGGGGCGGGTGCTGCTGGCCGGCGACGCGGCCCACGTCCATTCGCCGCTGGGCGGCCAGGGGCTGAACCTGGGGCTCGGCGACGCGATGAACCTGGGCTGGAAGCTGGCGGCCACCATCAAGGGCGACGCGCCTGTCGGCCTGCTCGACACCTATTTCGACGAGCGCCATCCGGTCGGCGCCCAGGTCCTGGACTGGTCGCGCGCCCAGGTCGCGCTGATGCGGCCCAGCCCCAGTTCGCGCGCGCTGGAGGCTGTCATCCGCGACCTGATCGACACCCGCGACGGCGCCACCTATTTCGCCGAGCGCGTCTGGGGCGTCTCGCTGCGCTACGACCTGGGCGACGACCACCCGCTGGTCGGACGCGGCGCGCCCGATTTCGAGCTGGTCGACGGGACCCGGCTCGGCGATCTGCTCAGGGACGGGAAAGGCCTGCTGCTGGACTTCGACGCCGACCGGCCACTTCAGCCCCTCGCCGGCCGCTGGGGCGATCGCCTCGCCTATGTGGCCGGCGACGCCAAGGATCGGCTGGGCCTGAGCGCGGTGCTGGCGCGCCCCGACGGCGTCGTCGCCTGGGCCGGCGAAACCGCCCCGGACCTTGAAAGCGCCGCTGAGGCCGTGTCGCGATGGTGGGGCGAACGTGGGGAAGCTTGA
- a CDS encoding RebB family R body protein — protein sequence MALDTPVNSQITDAVTQTNVKVMAEAPAMAMGAIYQSLAHSTGIMFENAAAAQQQQAILAQAATTQGVMQIYSFDTAAAAATVAKVGQSDVPDNMLSLLAALRAFGSGDAQAQAIDAALAAIKTLSAAPAQPAAPKPAPARPTSAKPKA from the coding sequence ATGGCCCTAGACACCCCCGTCAATTCCCAGATCACCGACGCTGTCACCCAGACGAACGTCAAGGTGATGGCCGAGGCGCCGGCCATGGCCATGGGCGCGATCTATCAGAGCCTGGCCCATTCGACGGGTATTATGTTCGAGAACGCCGCGGCCGCCCAGCAACAGCAGGCGATCCTGGCCCAGGCCGCGACCACCCAGGGGGTGATGCAGATCTACAGCTTCGACACCGCCGCCGCGGCCGCGACCGTGGCGAAGGTGGGACAGTCCGACGTTCCGGACAACATGCTGTCCCTGCTGGCCGCGCTGCGCGCCTTTGGCTCGGGCGACGCTCAGGCCCAGGCGATCGACGCCGCCCTGGCCGCCATCAAGACCCTGAGCGCCGCGCCCGCCCAGCCGGCGGCGCCCAAGCCCGCGCCCGCCAGGCCCACGTCCGCCAAGCCGAAGGCCTGA